A window from Salvia miltiorrhiza cultivar Shanhuang (shh) chromosome 2, IMPLAD_Smil_shh, whole genome shotgun sequence encodes these proteins:
- the LOC131008062 gene encoding uncharacterized protein LOC131008062 — protein sequence MTHRYCFEALDRSLRDIMRSSDRSGKPFGGLVDVLGGVFRQILPVIPKGSRHDIVHASISSSQLWNSCQVLKLTKNMRLQANASGSDVEETKEFAEWILKIGDGTAGHNLGDGESVVALSEDILIRDAINPIAAIVENTYNDVMNNAFDPEMFKNRAILAPTNEIVDTINDYVMSLMSTKERVYLSSDSICKEDGQMDLDEQVFSVEYLNTIRCSGLPSYEIKLKEGCIIMLLRNIDPSNELCNGTRLADSNST from the exons ATGACACATAGATACTGTTTTGAAGCGCTTGATAGAAGCTTAAGGGATATTATGAGATCTTCCGATAGGTCTGGAAAACCTTTTGGAGGTTTGGTGGATGTTTTAGGAGGCGTCTTTCGACAGATACTTCCAGTGATCCCTAAGGGAAGTCGGCATGATATCGTGCATGCCTCTATAAGTTCATCTCAACTTTGGAATTCGTGTCAAGTTCTCAAGTTAACTAAGAACATGAGATTACAG GCAAATGCTTCTGGTTCGGATGTAGAAGAAACCAAAGAATTTGCAGAGTGGATACTTAAAATAGGTGATGGTACAGCCGGACATAATCTTGGTGATGGAGAATCTGTTGTGGCATTATCAGAAGATATCCTTATACGCGATGCAATAAATCCTATTGCAGCTATAGTGGAAAACACATATAATGACGTCATGAATAATGCATTTGATCCAGAAATGTTTAAGAATAGAGCTATCTTGGCCCCCACCAATGAGATAGTTGATACGATCAATGATTACGTCATGTCTCTGATGTCTACCAAGGAAAGGGTTTACCTAAGTTCAGACAGTATttgcaaagaagatggacaaATGGACCTTGATGAACAGGTATTCTCGGTTGAATATCTCAACACAATCAGGTGTTCAGGATTACCGAgttatgaaattaaattgaaagaaggaTGCATAATAATGCTTCTCAGAAATATTGATCCATCTAATGAACTTTGCAATGGCACTAGGCTAGCTGATAGTAACTCAACTTAG